The proteins below come from a single Microbacterium sp. SLBN-154 genomic window:
- a CDS encoding ABC transporter ATP-binding protein → MTAGRLEVEVDDQQRGDIRLSVSFVAEPGEVVGIMGPSGAGKSTLLGLIAGTVRLDSGRVVRDGRVLSAPGRLVPAAAREVVLLGQDARLFPHLSAAENIAFGPRARGVSRSTARSDAASWLERVGLAGLGDRRPGELSGGQQQRVALARALVTDPAVLLLDEPFTSLDPVTADDLRAVLRDQLVATGVTAVVVTHDALDAAVLTDTLIVVEAGRVSQRGPTREVLTTPATAFVARIAGLNRVEGVARDGAWERAGRRIVPADSASRALLTTGRRVWAVFRPSAAAIASPDHGAGAAEKGVGGWPARIVRHEATPSGVRLHTDEPPLFVDADLADAARFPVGADVIVTLDDAAVRLTPDTATVPDTGGVDSPRAAPSPLPPR, encoded by the coding sequence GTGACGGCGGGGCGACTCGAGGTCGAGGTCGACGATCAGCAGCGCGGCGACATCCGGCTGTCGGTGTCGTTCGTCGCCGAGCCGGGGGAGGTCGTGGGCATCATGGGCCCGAGCGGCGCGGGCAAATCCACGCTCCTCGGACTGATCGCGGGCACGGTGCGCCTGGACTCGGGACGCGTCGTGCGTGACGGCCGTGTGCTGTCGGCGCCCGGACGCCTCGTGCCGGCCGCCGCGCGCGAGGTGGTGCTGCTCGGTCAGGACGCGCGCCTGTTCCCGCATCTCTCCGCTGCCGAGAACATCGCGTTCGGGCCACGGGCGCGTGGCGTCTCACGGTCCACGGCGCGCTCCGACGCGGCATCCTGGCTCGAACGGGTGGGGCTGGCGGGTCTCGGTGATCGGCGGCCCGGAGAACTCTCGGGCGGTCAGCAGCAACGGGTGGCCCTCGCACGCGCGCTCGTGACCGATCCGGCCGTGCTGCTGCTGGATGAACCCTTCACCTCGCTCGACCCCGTCACAGCCGACGACCTGCGCGCGGTGCTGCGCGATCAGCTCGTCGCGACGGGCGTCACCGCCGTCGTCGTCACCCACGACGCCCTGGATGCGGCGGTGCTCACCGACACCCTGATCGTCGTCGAAGCCGGTCGCGTCAGCCAGCGCGGGCCGACCCGCGAGGTCCTCACCACCCCGGCCACGGCGTTCGTCGCGCGCATCGCGGGTCTGAACCGGGTCGAGGGGGTCGCGCGGGACGGAGCCTGGGAGCGCGCGGGTCGGCGGATCGTTCCCGCGGATTCCGCCTCGCGGGCCCTGCTCACGACGGGACGGCGCGTATGGGCGGTGTTCCGCCCCTCGGCGGCGGCGATCGCGTCACCGGACCACGGTGCCGGCGCCGCTGAAAAGGGCGTGGGCGGATGGCCGGCGCGGATCGTCCGGCACGAGGCCACCCCCTCGGGGGTGCGTCTGCACACCGACGAGCCTCCCCTCTTCGTCGACGCCGACCTGGCCGACGCCGCGCGCTTCCCCGTCGGCGCCGACGTCATCGTCACCCTCGACGACGCGGCGGTCCGGCTGACGCCTGACACGGCCACCGTCCCGGACACCGGCGGCGTAGACTCCCCGCGTGCCGCGCCTTCGCCCCTTCCGCCCCGGTGA
- the modA gene encoding molybdate ABC transporter substrate-binding protein: MTGAPSTDRATPRRHIRRVAIGALAAAAVILSGCAGAASTAPSPGAAEGGLTGSLTVYAAASLHGAFDDLLTVFAEEHPDVAVQPLVTDGSSALATQIIEGAPADVFASADERIMQQVVDAGVVADPVVFAANTLVLVTPTGNPAGIADLADLADATVVLCEPDVPCGAASRTLLQNAEVSVTPASLEQNVTAVMTKVAAGEADAGLVYATDVVGRDDVEVIVPDTAADVVNLYPIAVTTGAVSDDVARAFVALVTGPEGQRVLADAGFASAGP; the protein is encoded by the coding sequence GTGACAGGTGCTCCCTCGACCGATCGTGCGACGCCTCGACGTCACATCCGTCGCGTCGCGATCGGTGCTCTCGCGGCAGCCGCCGTCATCCTCAGCGGCTGCGCCGGAGCGGCCTCGACCGCGCCGTCGCCGGGTGCCGCCGAGGGAGGACTCACGGGCAGCCTCACGGTCTACGCCGCGGCGTCCCTCCACGGCGCGTTCGATGATCTCCTGACGGTCTTCGCCGAGGAGCATCCGGATGTCGCGGTGCAACCGCTCGTCACCGACGGATCATCGGCGCTCGCCACCCAGATCATCGAGGGGGCGCCCGCTGACGTGTTCGCCAGCGCCGACGAGCGCATCATGCAGCAGGTGGTCGACGCCGGAGTCGTCGCGGATCCGGTGGTCTTCGCCGCGAACACCCTCGTGCTCGTGACCCCGACGGGCAACCCCGCGGGCATCGCCGACCTCGCCGACCTCGCCGATGCGACGGTGGTGCTGTGCGAGCCGGATGTCCCCTGCGGCGCCGCCTCGAGGACGCTGCTCCAGAACGCGGAGGTGAGCGTCACCCCCGCGAGCCTGGAGCAGAACGTCACGGCGGTCATGACCAAGGTCGCCGCCGGCGAGGCCGATGCGGGCCTGGTGTACGCCACCGACGTCGTCGGCCGCGATGACGTCGAGGTGATCGTGCCGGACACAGCCGCAGACGTGGTCAACCTGTATCCGATCGCGGTGACCACGGGGGCCGTCTCCGACGACGTCGCCCGCGCCTTCGTCGCCCTCGTCACCGGTCCCGAGGGTCAGCGTGTGCTCGCAGACGCCGGGTTCGCGTCGGCCGGACCATGA
- a CDS encoding GNAT family N-acetyltransferase: MPRLRPFRPGDEPALAEICLRTADDGADATGVLPDDDLWAALFVLPYVARHPDLASVVETDDGRVAGYVVGTPDTVAFEEWFARDWWPQVAPHRPGGQETQGRHADLLNYAAARGTSAPPYAGEYPAHLHIDLLPEVQGQGWGRLLIAGFVEALRDRGVPGVHLVASAGNAGALAFYPRLGFVALPSAPGDRAFGMRLD; the protein is encoded by the coding sequence GTGCCGCGCCTTCGCCCCTTCCGCCCCGGTGACGAACCGGCGCTCGCCGAGATCTGCCTGCGCACCGCCGACGACGGCGCCGACGCGACCGGCGTGCTGCCCGATGACGATCTCTGGGCCGCGCTCTTCGTCCTCCCCTACGTCGCGCGGCATCCCGACCTGGCCTCGGTCGTCGAGACCGATGACGGTCGGGTCGCCGGCTACGTCGTCGGAACGCCCGACACCGTCGCGTTCGAGGAATGGTTCGCGCGCGACTGGTGGCCGCAGGTCGCCCCGCACCGTCCCGGGGGGCAAGAGACCCAGGGGCGCCACGCCGACCTGCTGAACTACGCCGCCGCCCGGGGGACGAGCGCACCTCCCTATGCCGGCGAGTACCCCGCCCACCTGCACATCGACCTCCTCCCCGAGGTGCAGGGACAGGGGTGGGGGCGCCTGCTCATCGCCGGCTTCGTCGAGGCGCTCCGGGACCGGGGCGTGCCGGGTGTGCACCTCGTCGCCTCCGCCGGCAACGCCGGGGCGCTGGCGTTCTATCCCCGCCTGGGCTTCGTGGCGCTGCCGTCGGCGCCCGGTGATCGGGCGTTCGGGATGCGTCTGGACTGA
- a CDS encoding ABC transporter permease: MTSDSRSLRSAPAPAVPPILAVPAVLGLALLIVPLAALVSRAEWSTLWADVTSPPAVSALLLSLQTGLAATALCIILGIPLALVIARSSTRTAAVLRAVVTVPLVLPPMVGGVALLFLFGRNGWLGPALDAVGIRLPFTTTAVVLAQAFVALPFLVLALEGSLRAIGSRFEEAAGALGAGRWTILARITLPLAAPGLIAGVILCFARAVGEFGATALFAGNAPGVTQTMPLAIYSAFNGAGVAQGTGVALSLLLLVTALVVLLLVRAWRPGSLR, from the coding sequence ATGACCTCCGACTCGCGTTCGCTCCGATCGGCGCCGGCCCCCGCGGTTCCTCCGATCCTCGCCGTCCCTGCTGTTCTCGGCCTCGCCCTCCTGATCGTGCCGTTGGCCGCGCTGGTGTCGCGGGCGGAGTGGTCGACGCTCTGGGCGGACGTGACGTCGCCTCCGGCGGTGTCGGCGCTGCTGCTGTCGCTGCAGACCGGACTCGCGGCCACGGCGCTGTGCATCATCCTCGGCATCCCCCTTGCGCTGGTGATCGCGCGTTCCTCGACACGGACCGCTGCTGTTCTGCGCGCGGTCGTCACCGTGCCGCTGGTCCTCCCGCCGATGGTGGGCGGAGTCGCGCTGCTGTTCCTGTTCGGCCGCAATGGCTGGCTCGGTCCTGCTCTGGATGCCGTCGGCATCCGACTGCCCTTCACCACCACCGCCGTCGTCCTGGCCCAGGCCTTCGTCGCGCTGCCGTTCCTCGTCCTCGCCCTCGAGGGGTCGCTGCGGGCGATCGGGAGCCGATTCGAGGAGGCGGCGGGCGCGCTCGGCGCCGGTCGCTGGACGATCCTCGCCCGCATCACCCTTCCGCTGGCCGCACCGGGTCTCATCGCCGGTGTCATCCTCTGCTTCGCTCGGGCGGTGGGGGAATTCGGTGCGACGGCGTTGTTCGCGGGGAACGCCCCGGGGGTCACCCAGACCATGCCGCTCGCCATCTACAGCGCCTTCAACGGTGCGGGCGTGGCGCAGGGGACCGGAGTGGCTCTTTCGCTCCTCCTCCTCGTCACCGCCCTGGTGGTGCTGCTCCTCGTCCGAGCCTGGCGACCGGGGAGCCTCCGGTGA